From the genome of Fimbriimonadaceae bacterium, one region includes:
- a CDS encoding response regulator encodes MAKRILITDDALFMRVTLKNILTQAGYEVVGEAANGVESVQLYKELTPDVVTMDITMPEMDGLAALKEIKSHDPGARVIMCTAMGQKNMVVEAIQAGAKDFIVKPFQPDRVLEAVSKAAA; translated from the coding sequence ATGGCGAAACGCATCTTAATCACGGACGATGCCCTCTTTATGAGGGTTACATTGAAGAACATTCTGACTCAGGCAGGATATGAAGTCGTTGGCGAAGCCGCAAACGGCGTCGAATCTGTCCAGCTCTACAAAGAGCTTACGCCTGATGTCGTGACCATGGACATCACCATGCCCGAGATGGACGGTCTGGCTGCTCTCAAAGAGATCAAGTCGCACGACCCGGGCGCTCGAGTAATCATGTGCACCGCAATGGGGCAAAAGAACATGGTGGTCGAGGCAATTCAAGCTGGAGCGAAAGACTTTATCGTCAAACCATTCCAGCCCGATCGAGTTTTGGAGGCTGTCTCGAAAGCAGCTGCGTAA
- a CDS encoding S9 family peptidase — MKLPVLALLAAFAGSAIATETTMQLQYPETRRTDFKETLHGVEVADPYRWMEDMNSPEVAAWVAAQNKVTSQYLSDIPARDAIRKRYEKLFNFERYESASKVGDKYIWSKNDGLQNQSVLYWAKSLGAKAKVLLDPNKLSKDGTVALSGTAISDDGKWLAYSVSKGGSDWQEWHVRNIDTGKDLKDVISWSKFSGAAFDKDGKGFYYSAYDAPKAGQALAEQNYYQKIYYHKLGTAQSKDVLVYERKDQKEWGFGGEVTDDGKYLVLSVWKGTDRENQIFYKDLQSKNGKVVELLKGFDAQYSFVGNSGPVFFFFTDKNAALGALISIDVRKPDRKNWTTVIPSSKETLVGVNLIGRKFFASYLSDAHSAVRVFSIKGKPEGEVDLPGIGSAGIFDGKSDDTEFFYSYASFGYPSTIFRYNVKTAKSTKVFQPTVDFDPDKFETKQVFYNSKDGTRVPMFLTYKKGLKMDGSNPTLLYAYGGFNISQTPFFSVSRLVWMEMGGISAVACIRGGGEYGKAWHDGGRLKNKQNTFDDFIAAGEWLIDQKYTSTPKLAINGGSNGGLLMGAVMTQRPDLWGAVLCDVGVLDMLRFHKFTIGWAWKSDYGDPDKKEDFDVSIKYSPYHNVKKGTSYPPTLIATGDHDDRVVPLHSFKFASELQWAQSGPNPILIRVETQAGHGAGKPTSKIIEEVADKWAFCVKSLGWKLPAGF; from the coding sequence ATGAAACTACCAGTCCTTGCCCTGTTAGCCGCCTTCGCTGGCTCGGCTATCGCTACAGAAACTACTATGCAGCTGCAATATCCCGAAACTCGACGTACCGACTTCAAAGAGACCCTGCACGGGGTTGAGGTAGCGGACCCTTATCGGTGGATGGAGGATATGAACTCTCCCGAAGTCGCAGCCTGGGTTGCGGCGCAGAACAAGGTCACAAGCCAATACTTGAGCGATATCCCTGCTCGTGATGCCATTCGGAAGCGCTATGAGAAACTCTTTAACTTTGAACGTTACGAGAGCGCCAGCAAGGTCGGCGACAAGTACATCTGGTCGAAGAACGACGGGCTGCAGAATCAATCGGTGCTTTACTGGGCAAAGTCGCTCGGAGCAAAGGCCAAGGTGCTTCTCGACCCGAACAAGCTATCGAAGGACGGAACGGTCGCCCTGAGCGGAACGGCGATCTCCGACGATGGCAAATGGCTCGCTTACAGCGTTTCCAAGGGAGGTTCGGACTGGCAGGAGTGGCACGTTCGCAACATCGATACCGGCAAGGATCTGAAGGATGTCATCTCTTGGAGCAAGTTCAGCGGGGCGGCTTTCGATAAGGACGGCAAGGGCTTCTATTACAGCGCCTATGATGCGCCCAAGGCGGGCCAAGCGCTTGCCGAGCAGAACTACTATCAGAAGATTTACTATCACAAGCTGGGCACCGCCCAAAGCAAAGATGTCCTCGTTTACGAGCGCAAGGACCAAAAGGAATGGGGCTTTGGCGGAGAGGTCACTGACGACGGCAAGTATCTCGTGCTCTCGGTTTGGAAAGGGACAGACCGCGAGAACCAGATTTTCTACAAGGACCTACAAAGCAAGAACGGGAAGGTTGTCGAACTGCTGAAGGGATTCGACGCACAGTACAGTTTCGTTGGCAACTCTGGCCCTGTCTTCTTCTTCTTTACGGACAAGAATGCTGCCCTTGGAGCTTTGATCTCCATCGACGTTCGCAAGCCGGACCGAAAGAACTGGACCACTGTTATCCCTTCGTCGAAAGAAACGCTCGTTGGGGTGAACCTGATCGGAAGAAAATTCTTTGCGAGCTACCTTAGCGACGCCCACTCTGCTGTTCGGGTGTTCTCCATTAAAGGAAAACCGGAAGGCGAGGTTGATCTTCCGGGAATCGGAAGCGCGGGGATTTTTGACGGAAAGTCCGACGACACAGAATTCTTCTATAGCTATGCCAGCTTTGGCTACCCGTCCACGATCTTCCGCTACAACGTGAAGACGGCGAAGAGCACAAAGGTCTTTCAACCGACGGTGGACTTTGATCCCGACAAGTTTGAGACGAAGCAGGTCTTCTACAACAGCAAGGATGGAACCCGAGTCCCGATGTTCCTCACGTACAAGAAAGGCTTGAAAATGGATGGGTCGAACCCAACTCTGCTCTATGCCTATGGCGGATTCAATATCTCGCAAACGCCATTCTTCTCGGTTTCTCGCTTGGTGTGGATGGAGATGGGTGGAATCTCGGCCGTCGCGTGTATTCGTGGTGGCGGCGAGTACGGCAAGGCTTGGCACGATGGCGGTCGGCTGAAGAACAAACAAAACACCTTTGACGACTTCATCGCGGCAGGTGAGTGGCTGATCGATCAAAAGTACACCTCGACCCCCAAGCTTGCGATTAACGGTGGCTCAAACGGAGGGCTCTTGATGGGCGCGGTGATGACACAGCGGCCTGACCTTTGGGGAGCTGTCCTATGCGATGTTGGAGTGCTGGATATGCTCCGGTTCCACAAGTTCACCATTGGTTGGGCTTGGAAGAGCGACTATGGCGACCCCGATAAGAAGGAGGACTTCGATGTTTCGATCAAGTATTCGCCTTATCACAATGTCAAGAAGGGCACAAGCTACCCGCCAACCTTGATCGCTACGGGTGATCATGACGACCGGGTTGTGCCCCTGCATAGCTTCAAGTTCGCTTCTGAGCTTCAGTGGGCGCAGTCGGGGCCGAATCCGATCCTGATTCGGGTGGAGACCCAAGCAGGGCACGGCGCAGGAAAGCCGACTTCCAAGATCATCGAAGAAGTGGCCGATAAGTGGGCTTTCTGCGTGAAGAGCCTCGGTTGGAAGCTACCGGCAGGATTTTAG
- a CDS encoding VOC family protein, with amino-acid sequence MALKLDLIGVVTEDMTASIRFYRMLGLEFEPGSEGEDHVESRLPNGMRFALDSLDMVRSFYPEYHGQTQGRTGLAFLCDSAEHVDELYRQIVDAGFKGQKEPWDAFWGQRYAHVEDPNGVGIDLFAWLPKDE; translated from the coding sequence ATGGCTTTGAAATTGGACTTAATCGGAGTTGTCACAGAGGACATGACGGCCTCCATTCGATTTTATAGGATGCTCGGTTTAGAGTTTGAGCCGGGTTCAGAGGGTGAGGACCACGTGGAATCGCGACTTCCAAACGGCATGCGATTCGCACTCGACAGCCTTGATATGGTGCGGTCTTTTTATCCGGAGTATCACGGACAAACTCAAGGGCGAACGGGCCTTGCGTTTCTTTGTGATTCGGCAGAGCACGTGGACGAGCTTTATCGGCAGATCGTCGATGCGGGCTTTAAGGGGCAGAAAGAGCCTTGGGATGCGTTCTGGGGGCAAAGATACGCCCATGTTGAGGACCCGAACGGAGTTGGCATTGATCTGTTTGCTTGGCTGCCCAAGGATGAATAG
- a CDS encoding chemotaxis protein CheC has protein sequence MGSENLKLGLLELSAVRELANIGLGHAMTALTELTGRSFNMSVPYAENVALTNLPEMLGDRDGINVGIYMPVEGDVEGHMAFLFPWAAAQRIWKMLLGSAPESIEDVSELEASAMLEVGNIINSSFLNAISDMTNYRLHATPPYVSVDYGVSILSAIVTEASYEEHAALAIETDIFDDQNEASGIFLYIPTVGGLKLMFNALGIVEAA, from the coding sequence ATGGGTTCGGAGAATCTAAAACTTGGGCTGTTAGAGCTATCTGCGGTGCGTGAGCTGGCCAATATCGGCCTGGGCCACGCAATGACCGCACTCACAGAGCTAACCGGCAGGTCGTTCAACATGAGCGTGCCCTATGCCGAGAACGTAGCCCTCACAAACCTTCCCGAAATGTTGGGTGATCGCGACGGCATCAACGTCGGCATCTACATGCCGGTTGAGGGTGATGTCGAAGGCCACATGGCTTTTCTTTTTCCATGGGCCGCCGCGCAGCGCATCTGGAAGATGCTTCTCGGAAGCGCCCCCGAAAGCATCGAAGACGTTTCCGAACTTGAGGCATCGGCAATGCTGGAAGTCGGAAACATCATCAACTCAAGCTTCTTAAACGCGATTTCCGACATGACGAATTATCGACTTCATGCAACTCCTCCATACGTCTCAGTGGACTATGGGGTGAGCATCTTGTCCGCAATCGTGACGGAGGCGAGTTACGAAGAGCACGCCGCGCTTGCGATCGAGACAGATATTTTCGACGACCAGAACGAAGCGAGTGGAATCTTCCTGTACATTCCGACCGTGGGCGGCCTAAAACTGATGTTCAACGCGTTGGGCATCGTGGAGGCTGCGTAG
- a CDS encoding protein-glutamate O-methyltransferase CheR, translating to MHLNEQDWQSFYSNFKRAANLDLNQYKQEQLRRRIISMADTKGCKKLDDFWLYLKKSPENIQWFQDKMAINVSELFRNPEKWVEMQDKVLPELIRRNNKLKVWSAGCSYGAEAHTLAAILQHKFKGFHSIVGSDIDDAALAQARSGEFNEADMRCVPAEIKGKYFTKEGDIWRASPEIKKCLTFRKANLLEEPFDANFDLIMCRNVVIYFNDDAKDKLYERFFRALKPGGVLFVGSTERIFNGKQIGFEQPISFFYQKPMHGETEWRNAS from the coding sequence GTGCATCTTAACGAGCAGGATTGGCAAAGTTTTTATTCGAACTTTAAGCGCGCTGCAAATCTGGACTTAAACCAGTATAAGCAGGAGCAGCTTCGACGACGCATCATCAGCATGGCGGACACAAAGGGCTGCAAGAAGCTTGACGACTTTTGGCTCTATCTAAAGAAGTCACCGGAAAACATCCAGTGGTTTCAAGACAAGATGGCGATCAACGTTTCGGAACTGTTTCGTAACCCAGAGAAGTGGGTCGAGATGCAGGATAAGGTTCTGCCCGAATTGATTCGACGCAACAACAAGCTTAAAGTCTGGAGCGCAGGCTGCAGCTATGGCGCAGAAGCGCACACACTTGCTGCGATCTTGCAGCATAAGTTCAAAGGATTTCACAGCATTGTCGGCTCAGATATCGATGACGCAGCTTTGGCACAAGCTCGAAGCGGTGAGTTCAATGAAGCCGATATGCGTTGTGTACCTGCCGAGATCAAAGGCAAATACTTCACCAAAGAAGGCGATATCTGGCGCGCCAGCCCAGAGATTAAGAAGTGTCTCACCTTTAGAAAGGCAAACCTTCTCGAAGAGCCCTTCGATGCGAATTTTGATCTAATTATGTGCAGAAACGTTGTGATCTACTTCAACGATGATGCCAAAGATAAGCTTTATGAGAGATTTTTCCGGGCTCTGAAGCCCGGAGGCGTCCTATTTGTGGGAAGCACAGAACGCATTTTCAATGGAAAGCAGATTGGCTTTGAACAGCCGATTTCGTTTTTCTACCAGAAACCTATGCACGGAGAAACTGAATGGCGAAACGCATCTTAA
- a CDS encoding HDOD domain-containing protein produces MVQPSFTIEQIVAKTADLPTIPAAALAVMRETNRPESCARTVAQHIKKDQALTVRVLRLANSAYYGLSRRVVDVNDAVVMLGMKAVHNLSMVASTYPWLSRPLKGYGLGPKEMWTHSFAVATGSELVAKHSGRVDPSVAFTAGLLHNVGKVALSIWLENRVQAFIALAIRDNLTFDEVERKVLGFDHCEVGGYLGELWNLPEDIVAAIRWHHHPNEADPVNLTVDAVHMGDFMTMSMGFGLGADGLRYDFCEDTMVRLGIRHDELDELLGAFIEAYEDYERLFEGFDSK; encoded by the coding sequence ATGGTCCAGCCATCATTCACCATCGAACAAATCGTCGCAAAGACGGCGGACCTGCCAACGATTCCGGCAGCGGCGCTGGCTGTGATGCGCGAGACCAACCGGCCCGAATCCTGTGCCCGAACCGTAGCCCAGCACATCAAGAAAGACCAAGCATTAACGGTGCGCGTCCTTCGACTGGCAAACAGCGCCTATTACGGACTATCACGCCGGGTTGTTGATGTGAACGATGCCGTTGTGATGCTCGGTATGAAGGCCGTCCACAACTTGTCGATGGTCGCCTCTACATATCCTTGGCTAAGTCGTCCGTTAAAAGGCTATGGCCTTGGACCAAAGGAGATGTGGACACATTCGTTCGCCGTCGCTACCGGCAGTGAGCTTGTCGCCAAGCACTCAGGGCGAGTCGATCCTTCAGTCGCATTTACGGCAGGGTTGCTGCATAACGTCGGCAAGGTTGCCCTAAGCATCTGGCTCGAAAATCGGGTTCAGGCGTTTATTGCTTTGGCGATTCGGGACAACCTCACCTTCGACGAGGTTGAGCGCAAAGTGTTGGGATTCGATCACTGCGAAGTTGGTGGCTATCTCGGCGAACTCTGGAATCTTCCAGAGGACATCGTCGCCGCGATTCGATGGCATCACCATCCGAACGAAGCCGATCCGGTGAACCTAACCGTCGATGCCGTCCATATGGGCGACTTCATGACCATGAGCATGGGCTTCGGTCTAGGGGCAGATGGGCTGCGATACGATTTTTGTGAAGATACGATGGTTCGATTGGGCATTCGCCACGACGAACTTGATGAGCTGCTGGGCGCCTTTATCGAGGCATACGAAGATTACGAAAGATTGTTTGAGGGGTTTGATTCGAAATGA
- a CDS encoding chemotaxis protein CheX encodes MKVEYINPFAEACMNVMQQVIGLTPERGNLTARPQMFTTQQVNVMCGVTGAVEGLVIYGLSSHTADKIAGLMIGQPVQTFDQLAASAIAELGNMISGNSVAGLAAKGFVCDITPPTIIRGANVKISTLNIPAICIPLQLANVGTFEINISLQERRVSSAA; translated from the coding sequence ATGAAAGTCGAATATATCAATCCCTTTGCGGAAGCGTGTATGAACGTAATGCAGCAGGTTATCGGGCTAACCCCGGAACGCGGCAACCTTACAGCGCGCCCGCAAATGTTCACAACGCAACAGGTCAACGTCATGTGTGGCGTCACAGGCGCTGTGGAGGGTCTCGTCATCTACGGTCTGTCATCGCACACGGCGGATAAAATCGCCGGTCTGATGATTGGCCAGCCCGTCCAAACGTTTGATCAGCTTGCTGCCAGCGCGATCGCTGAGCTTGGCAACATGATCAGCGGTAACAGCGTTGCCGGTCTAGCCGCCAAAGGCTTCGTTTGCGACATTACGCCGCCCACGATTATTCGTGGTGCGAACGTAAAGATCTCAACTCTGAACATTCCCGCCATCTGCATCCCCTTGCAATTGGCGAATGTGGGGACATTTGAGATCAATATCAGTCTCCAGGAGCGACGGGTCAGCTCCGCCGCGTAG
- a CDS encoding bifunctional 5,10-methylenetetrahydrofolate dehydrogenase/5,10-methenyltetrahydrofolate cyclohydrolase has protein sequence MSAQILDGKALSQQIRAELKERVAVLAAKGIVPRLDVLVAAQDPASWAYVRMKRKWAETAGMLGEIYEIDENTTQEELINRIEQLNGDPDVHGVLIQHPLLAHLDEKAALLVLGAEKDVDGITPASLGRLVSDLPGFRCATPLGIMKMIEHYGIDCAGKNAVVIGRSVILGKPAALMLLQKNATVTIAHSRTQNLADLCRTADILVAAVGRAEMVKGDWIKPGAVVFDAGYNKVEGRTHDVGDVDFESAKEIASWITPVPGGVGPMTVASLLSNCVEAAELVASKR, from the coding sequence ATGAGCGCGCAAATCCTCGACGGCAAAGCCCTTTCCCAACAGATCAGGGCAGAGCTAAAAGAGCGCGTGGCCGTCCTTGCCGCAAAAGGCATCGTTCCCCGGCTGGATGTTCTTGTCGCCGCTCAAGACCCGGCAAGCTGGGCTTATGTTCGCATGAAGCGAAAATGGGCTGAAACGGCTGGGATGCTCGGTGAGATTTATGAGATCGACGAGAACACGACTCAAGAAGAGCTGATCAACCGGATCGAACAGCTCAATGGCGATCCAGACGTCCACGGAGTGCTGATTCAGCACCCTCTGCTAGCGCACCTTGACGAAAAGGCAGCTTTGCTCGTCCTTGGCGCGGAGAAGGATGTCGATGGGATCACTCCCGCGTCGCTCGGGCGCTTGGTCTCTGACCTCCCCGGCTTTCGATGTGCAACCCCCCTCGGCATCATGAAGATGATCGAGCACTACGGCATCGACTGCGCTGGAAAAAACGCGGTGGTTATTGGCAGAAGCGTGATCTTGGGCAAGCCCGCCGCACTAATGCTTTTGCAGAAGAATGCAACCGTAACCATCGCCCACAGCCGAACCCAAAATCTCGCCGACCTTTGTCGCACCGCCGACATTCTTGTCGCTGCCGTGGGCCGAGCCGAAATGGTGAAAGGCGACTGGATCAAGCCTGGGGCCGTGGTCTTTGATGCGGGCTACAACAAGGTCGAAGGACGAACGCACGACGTCGGCGACGTGGATTTTGAGTCGGCAAAAGAGATTGCAAGCTGGATCACGCCGGTCCCTGGTGGAGTTGGCCCGATGACGGTAGCAAGCCTGCTGTCGAATTGTGTGGAAGCCGCAGAACTGGTTGCCTCAAAAAGGTGA
- a CDS encoding chemotaxis response regulator protein-glutamate methylesterase, translated as MKQRILVCDDSPLIRKMLSEIIGAEADLEIVGMAHDGEEAVKLALELKPDVITMDVEMPRKSGLAALQEIMKARPTPIIMVSSITTKGAEATLTALEHGAYDFVAKPSGGSTLHFRQVQEELLGKIRAALSARVGLRPAIALKAGMPTQKTDKVVLIASSTGGPKALQTLWQSLPQGFNAPILIVQHMPAGFTASLAARLHRLGTVPCREAKAGDKVMPGVALIAPGGVHMKVDKNGSIIFEDTPTIHGVKPAADHLFMSAIQTFGARCVGVVLTGMGRDGAAGAKAIREAGGLCYGESQATCTIYGMPKAAYEVGGIDAEFGIHEMGSAIVASLSGRKARAS; from the coding sequence ATGAAACAGAGAATTTTGGTCTGTGACGACTCTCCGCTGATTCGGAAGATGCTTTCCGAGATCATTGGTGCGGAGGCTGATCTTGAAATCGTGGGCATGGCTCATGACGGCGAGGAGGCGGTAAAGCTCGCCTTGGAACTGAAGCCCGACGTCATCACCATGGACGTCGAGATGCCTCGTAAGTCCGGCCTCGCCGCGCTTCAAGAGATTATGAAAGCGCGTCCAACCCCAATTATCATGGTGAGCAGCATCACCACAAAGGGAGCCGAGGCGACTCTTACCGCCCTTGAGCACGGCGCATACGACTTCGTAGCCAAACCCAGCGGGGGATCAACACTCCACTTCCGACAGGTCCAAGAGGAGCTCCTCGGAAAGATTCGGGCTGCCCTTAGCGCTCGCGTTGGACTAAGACCGGCAATAGCTCTCAAGGCGGGGATGCCCACTCAGAAGACGGACAAAGTTGTCCTGATTGCGAGCTCCACCGGAGGCCCCAAGGCCCTTCAAACACTGTGGCAATCGCTTCCTCAAGGCTTTAATGCGCCGATTCTTATCGTGCAGCACATGCCCGCTGGATTCACGGCAAGCCTTGCCGCGCGGCTGCATCGGCTTGGCACAGTTCCGTGCCGCGAGGCCAAGGCTGGCGATAAGGTCATGCCAGGCGTTGCGCTCATCGCGCCGGGTGGCGTGCATATGAAGGTGGATAAGAACGGAAGCATTATCTTTGAAGATACGCCGACGATACATGGCGTCAAGCCCGCCGCCGACCACCTCTTCATGTCCGCAATCCAGACCTTTGGAGCACGCTGTGTAGGCGTTGTCCTCACGGGTATGGGCCGGGACGGAGCTGCTGGAGCAAAGGCCATCCGCGAAGCTGGCGGCCTTTGCTACGGAGAAAGCCAGGCTACCTGCACGATCTACGGAATGCCAAAAGCAGCATACGAGGTTGGGGGCATCGACGCCGAATTTGGAATTCATGAAATGGGGAGCGCAATCGTTGCATCCCTATCGGGGAGGAAGGCACGTGCATCTTAA